In Seriola aureovittata isolate HTS-2021-v1 ecotype China chromosome 17, ASM2101889v1, whole genome shotgun sequence, a genomic segment contains:
- the si:ch211-237i5.4 gene encoding insulin-like growth factor-binding protein complex acid labile subunit, whose amino-acid sequence MSCPRRNMCLLFLAHLFTFYSPPLLFPSVECSHSCPHQCVCYEHADLVDCRARGFQHVPRGLPHGMWLLELGGNNLTEIGTRAFSRLWSLRVLVMTNSQIQEIQPQAFFSLSFLEKLDLSWNQLSSLPVDFSASLSALRELRLEHNNLHYISGYSLEYLDNMEKLDLSYNQLASVGPGVFKGLSRLRQLYLHNNRLTVVQQGSLDMLPGLEVLQLSHNNISKIDNDALAPLYSLAVLALEGNNLHHLKFKTFLSLHTTATHIQLSENPWSCDCDLHRVFSKILHVRHLHIDDYRNVTCQDPPQLTGASLAWVDSQLCIAETATVLVITITVLVTVVAALVMAERTRKRNHGKNWDTESQNQT is encoded by the exons ATGAGCTGCCCTCGGAGAAATATGTGTCTTCTTTTCCTGGCCCATCTGTTTACCTTTTATTCACCCCCGTTGCTTTTTCCATCGGTCGAGTGCTCACACTCGTGTCCGCACCAGTGCGTTTGTTATGAGCACGCTGACCTGGTGGACTGTCGCGCCCGTGGGTTCCAGCACGTTCCCAGGGGCCTCCCACATGGCATGTGGCTGCTGGAGCTGGGGGGAAACAATCTGACTGAGATTGGTACCAGAGCCTTCAGCAGACTGTGGTCCCTGCGAGTGCTGGTGATGACAAACAGCCAGATACAAGAAATACAACCACAG gcATTTTTCTCATTGTCCTTCCTGGAGAAGCTGGATCTTAGTTGGAACCAGTTAAGCTCTCTCCCTGTCGACTTCTCAGCCAGTCTGTCGGCTCTCAGAGAGCTTCGACTGGAGCACAACAACTTACATTATATATCTGGATACAg CTTGGAGTATCTGGACAACATGGAGAAACTGGACCTCAGTTATAACCAGCTGGCGTCAGTTGGCCCCGGTGTGTTCAAGGGCCTCTCCAGGCTCAGACAGCTCTACCTGCATAACAACAGACTGACTGTGGTGCAGCAGGGGAGCCTGGATATGTTGCCTGGACTAGAG gtgcTCCAGCTGAGTCACAACAACATCTCTAAGATAGACAATGATGCTCTGGCTCCTCTCTACAGTTTGGCAGTTCTGGCTCTGGAGGGAAACAACCTGCATCACCTGAAGTTTAAAACCTTCCTCAGTCTGCATACAACAGCTACACACATCCAGCTGTCAG AAAACCCGTGGAGCTGTGACTGCGATCTTCATCGCGTCTTCAGTAAGATCCTGCACGTCCGCCACCTCCACATCGACGACTACAGGAATGTGACGTGCCAGGACCCGCCGCAGCTGACCGGGGCTTCGCTGGCTTGGGTGGACAGCCAGCTCTGCATCGCGGAGACCGCCACCGTGCTCGTCATCACCATCACCGTGCTGGTCACCGTGGTGGCAGCTCTGGTGATGGCTGAGAGGACCAGGAAGAGGAACCATGGAAAGAACTGGGACACTGAGTCACAGAATCAAACTTAG
- the pex12 gene encoding peroxisome assembly protein 12 gives MAEAGAHLTSTAVNEQPSVFEVLAQESLMEAVKPALRHAVKVLAETNPSRFGFLWQRFDELYLLLDLLLQNHFLSHCSASFSENFYGLKRVSGGWGLSVGLGLHRKSHWRSLLLLCLVPYLRAKLEATLAQQRDEADFSIQLAQSRRQRLYRAAVAAYPYVRSAWQALSFCQQLLFIFGVARTHSPLLWLARVKLARLNAQDIRDMELKSSNTGYPADQSLVQKVWWLISRAARGVAIPLSTSLSLGVFFLQFLEWWYSSENQSTMKTLTSLPAPPPPLHLQEERSCSDSPSVSAKRREETQTGSDSRNCPLCRRLCTNTTVLSTSGFVFCYRCIYMYVKANHRCPVTGYPTELQHLIKIYTPES, from the exons ATGGCTGAGGCCGGAGCTCACCTGACCTCCACCGCTGTGAACGAGCAGCCGTCAGTCTTTGAGGTCCTGGCTCAGGAGTCTCTGATGGAGGCGGTGAAACCTGCTCTGAGACATGCTGTCAAG GTTCTGGCGGAGACCAACCCGTCCCGTTTCGGCTTTCTTTGGCAGCGCTTTGACGAGCTCTACCTGCTGCTggacctcctcctccagaaccacttcctgtctcactgCAGCGCCTCCTTCTCTGAGAACTTCTACGGCCTGAAGAGAGTTTCAGGAGGGTGGGGATTATCTGTTGGCCTGGGGCTGCACAGGAAGTCACACTGGcgatctcttcttcttctgtgcctGGTGCCTTACTTGCGGGCCAAGCTGGAGGCGACGCTCGCGCAGCAGAGGGACGAGGCAGACTTCTCCATCCAACTGGCGCAGTCCAGGAGACAGAGGCTGTACCGGGCGGCCGTAGCAGCCTACCCGTACGTCAGGTCAGCGTGGCAGGCCTTGAGCTTCTGCCAGCAGCTGCTCTTTATCTTTGGAGTTGCCAGGACCCATAGTCCCCTGCTGTGGCTGGCCAGGGTTAAACTGGCACGACTTAATGCGCAAGATATCAGAGACATGGAGCTGAAGAGCAGCAACACTGGATACCCAGCTGACCAGAG CCTGGTGCAGAAAGTGTGGTGGTTGATATCAAGAGCAGCGAGAGGGGTCGCCAtccccctctccacctccctctccctggGCGTCTTTTTCCTGCAGTTCCTGGAGTGGTGGTACTCCTCTGAAAACCAGAGTACTATGAAAACCCTCACCTCCCTGCCTgctcctccaccccctctccACCTGCAGGAGGAACGCAGCTGCAGCGATTCTCCATCGGTGTCGGCCAAGCGCAGAGAAGAAACCCAGACAGGCTCTGACAGCAGGAACTGTCCTCTGTGCCGGAGGCTTTGCACAAACACCACGGTGCTGTCCACCTCCGGCTTCGTCTTCTGTTACCGCTGCATCTACATGTACGTGAAAGCCAACCACCGCTGCCCGGTCACAGGGTATCCCACTGAACTGCAGCACCTCATCAAGATATACACACCAGAGAGCTAG